In the Triticum aestivum cultivar Chinese Spring chromosome 2B, IWGSC CS RefSeq v2.1, whole genome shotgun sequence genome, ACCAGGAGAAAATATCATTGCTGAAACTCTGTCATGGACGGCTCCCGCTAAATCGAAAGGATTACCATGCGATTGCAATACCAATCGTTGCTGACATGTTTCTGATGTTATTGTAGACCGGCGGGCCGAGCTACGGCGTGGAGCTGGGCCGCCTGGACGGCAGGTCGTTCAGCAAGTCCATCGTGAAGCACGTCCTCCCGGGCCCCGGCTTCGACCTCAACCAGCTCAACGCGCTCTTCGCCAGCAACGGCCTCACCCAGTTCGACATGATCGCGCTCTCCGGTACACCACTGCttttccttccttccttcttcGTTAGCGTTTGCACCGTATTATTATATTTCAACATTTCAGTAAAGTAGGTTGATCGCAGTCGCAGCGCAAGCATCTTTCTTTGGCCCTGTGCGCACTTCACGTGACACATCCTGCTGCTTGGAGCAGAGGACAAAGCGGCTCACTGTTTCACACCGCACTGCATTTCTCTGTTATTTTTTCAATGAAAAGAGCCTCCCACTTTCGTTTTGTTTGCTTCGAAAGTAGAAAAACACTGACACAGTGATAATATAGAGGTAATTTCTTTTCCTCGAGGGAAAATGGAGGCCTCTTTTGCACGGTAACAGGCCCGGAATCTACTTTCGTTTGGAAAGACAGAGAAAGTCATGTGCTGTTTTCTGACATAGTACTAGCAAGCAAGTAGACAAAGGAGCCCGTTTGTGTGTTTGTTAACGCTTGTTTTTTGTTTGATTCCATTTTGGGAGTATGATAAACTATCTCAGTTACAGTACACGGGCACACAAGACACTTTGTCTGAATGTTCTTGGTTTCGTGTGAGATCCTATGCTTGCTTTCACATAACCGGAACGCTTGGATTCGGAACCAAGCAAGGCCCACCCTATGATGACACAAAATAGAAACAAAGTACTGCTAGCAGTAACTTTCGACTATACTGGCCAATTTGGCCCATGCAAAGTTGAAAGGACTGTGCGTGCAGGACCATGGGAGCACAACTGTTTTGCATAAAATCTTTCGTCCTTCGAACTGACAAAGTCCACTATCACTTGCATCCGATACTGAATTTGCACTTGCGTGTGCTAGCCTACTTGTTTAGCTATATTTTCGTTAATTTGGCAAAATAATATCCTTCTCATTGCTAAAAATAATTCATCCTGCACACACAAGTTTTGTTTTGACAGAGAAAGCACACAGCAGCTGTCGGTCTTGAACTGCTATTGGGCCAAAAACTCACTGTTGTAGCTTCGAATTTTCTACTTCCAGGCGAGTTAGATGATTTTAGGCCGAACGTGGATTCGATTACTCAGACCAAATGCACACATTACCGTTTATACTAAAATTAAGGATGTGTTTAGGTCTCAGGCTTAATCAAGTCTTAGTCAAATGATATACtacctccgttccataatgtagtgcgccTGCGCTTTTCAAGATTTAAGTTTTATAAATTTAACCAGCAAGACCGACTGTGGCGGGaacaaaaattataccattgaatTCATATTTTTGATACGAATTCAGTGcaattcaatgatataatttttgctccagCTGCAGTAGGTCTTGTGGACTAAATTTATAATCACATTAGATCTCGGGAAGCATGTGCGCACTACATTATGAAACCGAAGGAGTAgtatacaagaagaagaaaaactgaaAAAAATGTATGAATCTCCAGACAAGATCAAAGGAATATAGTATCGACTTAGACATATTGAAATAGACAGTCTCAGTCGACTAACACTTAGCAATATTGTAAAACTGAAGAACTGTTTTTCTCCAGGAAAAAGCAGCAAAAATTTCATCCGTTTGTCATTTTTTAATCAAAATTTGAATCTGTTTCGTGCCTTCATTTGTGTTACATATAATGCAACAGGCGCGCACACGATCGGGGTGACGCACTGCGACAAGTTCGTGCGTCGGATCTACACGTTCAAGCAGCGGCTGCGGTACAACCCGCCGATGAACCTAGACTTTTTGCGGTCGCTGCGCAAGGTGTGCCCCATGAACTACCCGCCCACGGCGTTCGCCATGCTGGACGTGACCACGCCCAAGACCTTCGACAACGCCTACTTCGACAACCTCCGGTACCAGAAGGGCCTGCTCGCCTCCGACCAGGTGCTCTTCACCGACCGCCGCTCCCGCCCCACCGTCAACCTCTTCGCCGCCAACTCCTCCGCCTTCTTCGACGCCTTCGTCGCCGCCATGGCCAAGCTCGGCCGGATCGGGGTCAAGACCGGCAGCGCCGGCGAGGTGCGCCGGGTCTGCACCGCCGTCAACTAGCTAGCGTTCCGTTCTGTTCTGTtacagcgtgtgtgtgtgtgtgagagagagagagagagagagggttagGCCGGTTCGGTAGGTTCGTGGATTACATGTGATGCAGCGCAGATGCAGGGTGTTTTTGCTTGTGTGTGTGTTGATACGTTTTGTGGTGGGATTATGTGAGTTAACAATTCTTTGATGGGGGCTGTGGGAGGGAATGGGTCTTAACGGAAAATGAGATTATTGTTGTCAGATGGTTATGCTGAAACAAATGCGATCACTCTGCTTTGTGTGACTTCCACGTTCCAGGTTCAGTGCTCGCTTGTAAGACAGTTCAGGTCAATCAGTTTTTCTCCACAGCAGCAGAACATCATAGAAATCACAGAGCTTTTGCGTAGGTCCAACCTGCAAAGAACAAGCAAATGAAGAATGTAAACGGTGCAGTAACATGTTCACTTTTCCCATGAATCTTCAAATTCAATTCCAATAACCAGCCACTCAGTTTGCCTCTTTGCGTTATTCGTTCACGTACAAGACTGAATACATAGCGGTTTCCAAATTGGCACAGTATCTTTATTTATATATAATATAGACACACACTCAAGGGTTCTTCAGACAATGTGCAGGAGTACAACAGACATCATGGTTTTATTCTTTCTTCTTCACCACAAGAACTGGACACTTTGCGTGGTGGCTACAATAGTTGCTCACACTGCCAAGGAAAAACCTGCAGTAACACCAATAGCAGAGCAATCGCATCAGTTGGAGATGAGAACATTGAACTCCCTCCGacttgtactaaatcagcgacaattaaaatggatcggagggagtaacatCTTGTCAAATGTGTCTCAGATGGTGCATGTGAATATGTGATGGCTGATGAGTACTTGATTTTTCGCTAAGAAGTTAGCAGTAATCATGTTCTTGTTTAGTTGGTTAAGTACATATAGTCTTCATTTTAAACAAGCAAGTACTCCGTACAAGATAGTTTAACTTCTGCGTGCTGCCAACAATCTACCTCTGAGCTGGGTATGACAATTTGGTTGTACAAGGTACACAAAGTATGAATAACGACAGTACACCAAGAACAACATGGAACTCAGGTGATATGTTTTATTTTTCAAAAAGGAGGCCTTTCCCCCAACTCAGATGATATGTAGGTAATCACTTAAGAAGGTGAGCGTAACACACCAAAAAGATAAATTAGGTGATAACCAAGTTTTTTTTCCGACAAAGTGTGGATTTTATTAGCTCAACATGGAGCATCACGGGGATAATCAAGTATTTAGCTTGCACAAATGCTAGAGTGCTTAGAGCTGAGTTCACATGTGAGATTCAACAATACATGCCCAACATAACAAAAAACATTGTTGTTGTAGAGGCAGTTTTCATCGTGAGATGTACAAGGTCATCTGAATGAGGTATGTCTTACCTCGCACAGTGCTATGATCCTTAGAGGTGAGTTCAACACATAAGATTGATTTAACAACACATGTTGTACATAACAAAAGACAGTAGTTCCAGAGGTGTTTCTGGGTTTCATGTCAAGTTGTTTTCTCTGTGACTACCTCACTGTTATTGAATTCTAACATGTAACTTCTCTGAATATTAACTGTCACTCATCATCAGAAATTACCAATCAGTACTTGGTAGTTGGTATCTGACCACTACCCATCTATGTACAGACAAATAAACGGTAGCTTTTGAGTATAATTATTTATCCCTCGTCAATTTAGGTGTCCGTCCCATTGCAAGCACATAAGAACATCATCGACAGGAAATGCATTTCACTACAAAAACGATGAAAGAGGACAACATTCACTAACTGATTTAGCACAGAGCACTACAGAGTAACACATTTCCAGAACTCAAAATGAAATCCTGATGAGCAGAAAAGGATGATGATTGCTACCTTTGTATAGGCCCTCGGCTGTGGCTTCCCAGGATGAGCAGATCAACATTCAACTTCTCTGCAGCTTCGCATATGGTTTCCTTGGGATCACCCACCTCGATGGCGGTCTCTGCTTCAAACtacacacaaaacaaataaattaaCCGACGAGACATAGCCGATGAACTAATCTGATCTGGGAAAACAAGATCCAGTTCTGCCCCCAAATTACTAATTCTCAGAGTCATGGTCGCGCCCATTGACCAGATCGAGGAAGAAATCAGGCAGGTGAGCGCGAGAATCACATACCCCGTGTTCGGCGCAGATGGCCTTGGCCTTGTCGACGAGCGCCTGGGCGAGCTGCCGCTGGTGCTCGGTCACGGACCTGATGAGCTCCGGCGACGCCACCGACGGGCCGACTGCTCCTTCAGTAGAAGCCAGCAATACGATTTAGTTAGTATAGACTACCAGTAACTGGATGGATGGAAGAGAGCCTGAGAGGTGCGGGTGGGGCTTACGCGGGGAGCCGGCGGGGAGGTAGCTGAGGGGGGAGAAGGGCTGGACGGTGAAGAGGATGAGGCGGCGGGGCGCGAGGTTGCGCAGGGCCCACTCGAGCGCGTAGTGGCTGCACTCGCTCTCGTCGATCGCCACCATCATCTTCtgctccggcggtggcggcggcggcgcctgcgCGGCCATGGTCGGCTGCTGGCGAGACGGGATGGATGATGGATCGAGACGACTTTCGAACTGTCTACAAGGGACGACGGGCCTCGGCTGGTTGCTTCTGCAGTTCTGCTTCTGCTCCTCCTGTCTGTCTGAAGTACTAGTAAAAAGGTCCACGCCGTCGCCGCGTCGCGTCGGCTGAAGGCGACCTTCTTCACTGTTCCGGTTTCTAGACCTCTGCCGTTGTTTTGCCTGAGCCCACGGACATAGCACATGGATTAGTTTCTGGATAAGTGTCGACACAAACACATGTCAAAGTCCGAACGTTTTTTACTCTTTTTTTTAGGGTAACGAACGTTTTTTACTAAGTATGATAAGTATTTTATGATACAGTTTTACTAATTTTCAATCGTCTGAAGACAATTTCGTCTCATGTCGTTTTTTAGTCCGTCCGATTAACACGAATCTTAGCGCCTTTCGTTTGTCCTCAATGTTGGGTGTGTGGTGGACCTTTTTCCTTCTTGTTGGGCTTTCGGGCTTGCGGGTCTGCAATGGATTTCGCTATTTGATCCGTAAATGATAGGCGTTTTTGAATTTTCTATTCAGTTCTGGGGCGGCGTCCTTCCCTTGTTCTATCTGCAGAAGGGGTTGGTGGGGTAGGCCGAGGCGGGGCGGAGACGGCCGAGGGAAGGCGGGGGTGTCCTCGCCGGCGTTTAGCAACGGAGATGGCGCGCGGCGAGTCCTCCGCGTGGAGAGCTTGTAAG is a window encoding:
- the LOC123047021 gene encoding peroxidase 50 encodes the protein MARAFLPSGLVAVVALACLADAATAQLRRNYYASSCPSAESTVRSVISQHVQQSFAVAPGTLRLFFHDCFVRGCDASVMLMAANGDDESHSGADATLSPDAVEAINKAKAAVEALPGCAGKVSCADILAMAARDVVSLTGGPSYGVELGRLDGRSFSKSIVKHVLPGPGFDLNQLNALFASNGLTQFDMIALSGAHTIGVTHCDKFVRRIYTFKQRLRYNPPMNLDFLRSLRKVCPMNYPPTAFAMLDVTTPKTFDNAYFDNLRYQKGLLASDQVLFTDRRSRPTVNLFAANSSAFFDAFVAAMAKLGRIGVKTGSAGEVRRVCTAVN
- the LOC123047022 gene encoding universal stress protein A-like protein isoform X1 — its product is MAAQAPPPPPPEQKMMVAIDESECSHYALEWALRNLAPRRLILFTVQPFSPLSYLPAGSPRAVGPSVASPELIRSVTEHQRQLAQALVDKAKAICAEHGFEAETAIEVGDPKETICEAAEKLNVDLLILGSHSRGPIQRFFLGSVSNYCSHHAKCPVLVVKKKE
- the LOC123047022 gene encoding universal stress protein A-like protein isoform X2, which codes for MAAQAPPPPPPEQKMMVAIDESECSHYALEWALRNLAPRRLILFTVQPFSPLSYLPAGSPLGPSVASPELIRSVTEHQRQLAQALVDKAKAICAEHGFEAETAIEVGDPKETICEAAEKLNVDLLILGSHSRGPIQRFFLGSVSNYCSHHAKCPVLVVKKKE